The Brachyspira aalborgi genome has a segment encoding these proteins:
- a CDS encoding DUF3298 and DUF4163 domain-containing protein, with the protein MKKIIFKMIILMTISIIISCSNENSGTKKENIQLSENERLEINENSGTKKENIQLSENERLEINENSGTKKENIQLSENEKLQVFDMRYLTSENGEYLYLNVILEENSKSVFVDYVFYENQSINAFIFDTEINEGYISADYIEGNLSDSGFSGKIYNREVNFVNSKSPLSDAKIVRYTYTNISTTNASEEDIKTFEYYSSIFLFNNDSKSAIIDKINLDINSEITNAKLDINKLSDIKNILSNNMLPFYNDWRPGEGEYGYNYYSISEYGIDYLSEKIASINEYFYEYTGGAHGVHGKIYKVYSLSNGERLKIEDILIDVNNLDLINKVKEKLLSNADEESYFNLDGLSLQENNFYITSKGLTFTWGIYEIAPYATGDSKVLFSIDEIMPYLKDEYKSIFE; encoded by the coding sequence ATGAAAAAGATAATTTTCAAAATGATAATTTTAATGACTATTTCAATAATTATTTCATGCTCAAATGAAAATTCAGGAACTAAAAAAGAAAATATTCAATTAAGCGAAAACGAAAGATTAGAAATAAATGAAAATTCAGGAACTAAAAAAGAAAATATTCAATTAAGCGAAAACGAAAGATTAGAAATAAATGAAAATTCAGGAACTAAAAAAGAAAATATTCAATTAAGCGAAAACGAAAAATTGCAAGTATTCGATATGCGATATTTGACAAGCGAAAACGGAGAATATTTATATTTAAATGTAATATTGGAAGAAAATTCTAAAAGCGTCTTTGTAGATTATGTATTTTACGAAAATCAATCTATTAATGCATTTATATTTGATACGGAAATTAACGAAGGATATATAAGCGCCGACTATATTGAAGGCAATTTATCCGATTCGGGATTTAGCGGAAAAATATACAATAGAGAAGTTAATTTTGTAAACTCAAAATCTCCTCTTTCTGACGCAAAAATTGTCCGATATACATACACAAATATCTCTACAACAAATGCATCCGAAGAAGATATAAAAACTTTTGAATATTATTCCTCAATATTTTTATTTAATAACGATAGTAAATCGGCAATAATAGATAAAATCAATTTGGATATAAATTCCGAAATAACGAACGCAAAATTGGATATAAATAAATTGTCCGATATAAAAAATATTTTAAGCAATAATATGCTTCCGTTTTATAACGATTGGCGGCCTGGCGAAGGCGAATATGGATATAATTACTATTCAATATCCGAATACGGAATAGATTATTTAAGCGAAAAAATAGCTTCTATAAATGAATATTTTTACGAATATACGGGCGGAGCGCATGGAGTTCACGGAAAAATTTATAAAGTTTATTCTTTATCAAACGGCGAAAGATTAAAAATAGAAGATATTTTAATTGATGTAAACAATTTGGATTTAATAAATAAAGTCAAAGAAAAACTTTTATCAAATGCGGACGAGGAAAGCTATTTTAATTTGGACGGACTTTCATTACAAGAAAATAATTTTTATATAACTTCAAAAGGTTTGACATTTACTTGGGGAATATACGAAATCGCTCCTTATGCTACGGGCGATAGCAAAGTTTTATTTTCAATAGACGAAATAATGCCTTATTTGAAAGACGAATATAAGAGTATTTTTGAATAA
- a CDS encoding penicillin-binding protein → MKDIQLIKIFIIVFFVATIAIFIKLINLTVINAKSVDTLEISNKPRGIIYDSKMQPLTINIPAYTIYIDTQSVKLDGKAEKDINEGYDKIFGIIGITREKFNEYLKTKRRTIKLIQNLSLDSYNKMREVKNEYGIRSIYGIESYKRFYPYNDIFAHVIGYMNKTETEGYAGLEASYENILSAENDNPKDLILTLDRDIQTIVRNEVLKTVAEKSPQSATIIVSDVENGSIIANYSYPSFDPNNPFIYVNSERLDRSIMSTIYPGSTMKIFAEIAAMEQGVVNRDERFYCRGYYDYSPQTRIHCDYPHGNIAFDDILKYSCNVAIVTIAERIDRKFFYDYLRKFGFGEKTQVGPYKNEWSGIYHELNKWHRFSRGYLAIGYDLSVTPMQIASAYLPLLNGGYKVPMHVVDSIYNGVEKIRLTNGLKRERIIEAQYSQVARVLLRKGVESGSTGHRANLLNIDVVGKTGTAITEVFRGGSENKPEKYYQSIFVGGFPLENPKVSILVLLEDPQGNGARAAGRVATPLFAQVANQIIPYLGLVDGEVHTINTNEFLSLIPIINESVSNIMPDLTKLSLRDALKDISYIVTNNNAKIIIQGEGYVSEFSPQAGSVITNDSIIRLILEAPKRVE, encoded by the coding sequence ATGAAGGATATTCAATTAATAAAGATTTTTATAATAGTTTTTTTTGTCGCCACCATTGCGATTTTTATTAAGCTAATTAATCTAACCGTAATAAATGCAAAATCGGTAGACACTTTAGAGATTTCAAATAAACCAAGAGGAATAATATACGATTCTAAAATGCAACCTTTAACTATTAATATTCCCGCATATACTATATATATCGATACTCAATCGGTAAAATTAGACGGAAAAGCCGAAAAAGATATTAACGAAGGATACGATAAAATATTTGGAATTATAGGAATAACGAGAGAAAAATTTAACGAATATCTTAAAACTAAAAGAAGAACTATAAAATTAATTCAAAATTTATCTTTAGATTCTTATAATAAAATGCGAGAAGTAAAAAACGAATATGGAATAAGAAGCATTTACGGAATAGAAAGCTATAAAAGATTCTATCCTTATAACGATATTTTCGCTCATGTAATAGGTTATATGAATAAAACCGAAACGGAAGGTTATGCAGGATTAGAAGCGAGTTATGAAAATATACTTTCTGCAGAAAACGATAATCCTAAAGATTTAATATTGACTTTAGACAGAGATATTCAAACTATAGTTAGAAATGAAGTTTTAAAAACAGTTGCCGAAAAATCGCCGCAGTCCGCTACTATTATAGTTTCGGATGTTGAAAACGGTTCTATAATAGCGAATTATTCTTATCCTTCTTTCGACCCGAATAATCCTTTTATTTATGTTAATAGCGAAAGACTAGATAGAAGTATAATGAGCACAATTTATCCAGGCTCAACGATGAAAATATTTGCAGAAATTGCAGCAATGGAGCAGGGAGTCGTTAATAGAGATGAAAGATTTTATTGCAGAGGTTATTACGATTATAGTCCGCAAACGAGGATTCACTGCGATTATCCGCATGGAAATATAGCATTTGACGATATATTAAAATATAGTTGCAATGTAGCGATAGTCACAATAGCCGAAAGAATAGACAGAAAATTTTTTTACGATTATTTAAGGAAGTTTGGTTTTGGAGAGAAAACGCAAGTCGGACCTTATAAAAACGAATGGAGCGGAATTTACCATGAATTAAATAAATGGCATAGATTTTCAAGAGGATATTTGGCTATAGGATACGATTTAAGCGTAACTCCAATGCAAATTGCTTCGGCTTATTTGCCTTTATTAAACGGCGGTTATAAAGTTCCTATGCATGTTGTAGATTCTATATACAACGGAGTTGAAAAAATAAGGTTAACCAACGGATTAAAAAGAGAAAGAATAATAGAGGCTCAATATTCGCAAGTAGCAAGAGTTCTTTTAAGAAAGGGCGTAGAATCTGGCTCTACGGGACATAGGGCAAATTTGCTTAATATCGATGTCGTTGGAAAAACGGGAACTGCAATAACAGAAGTTTTTAGAGGCGGTTCAGAGAATAAACCTGAAAAATATTATCAATCAATTTTTGTCGGCGGATTTCCTTTAGAAAATCCTAAAGTTTCAATATTAGTTTTGCTTGAAGACCCGCAAGGAAACGGAGCGAGAGCGGCGGGTAGGGTAGCGACTCCTCTTTTCGCCCAAGTTGCAAATCAAATAATTCCATATCTTGGACTCGTTGATGGCGAAGTGCATACTATAAATACGAATGAATTTTTATCTTTAATTCCTATTATAAACGAAAGCGTTTCTAATATTATGCCCGATTTAACAAAATTATCTTTGAGAGACGCTTTAAAAGATATATCATATATTGTGACAAATAATAACGCTAAAATAATTATACAAGGCGAGGGATATGTTTCGGAATTTTCGCCGCAAGCTGGAAGTGTTATAACTAACGATTCCATAATAAGATTGATACTTGAAGCGCCTAAAAGAGTAGAATAA
- a CDS encoding bifunctional nuclease family protein, whose protein sequence is MIEAKVHSLAITDKGFVVMLKPINSERVIPIFIDYLQAQSMATALFNYKMGRPLTHDLINSIFQKCNIRLVNIIIDNVHLDTYYSKLVIEHNGKNEFVDARPSDAIALALRFQVSIFVEEHVIEKAGMIIEDNGSKELEMKSGIPYNYQVFDKEANSENKRRDIKLNNENGVKTKEEIQKLLEQAVKEERYEDAAKYRDELNNLNNLEN, encoded by the coding sequence GTGATTGAAGCAAAAGTTCACAGTTTGGCTATTACAGATAAAGGTTTTGTCGTTATGCTTAAACCTATAAACTCCGAAAGAGTTATACCTATATTTATAGATTATTTGCAAGCGCAGTCTATGGCAACGGCATTGTTTAATTATAAAATGGGAAGACCTCTAACGCATGACCTTATAAACAGCATATTTCAAAAGTGCAATATTCGGCTTGTAAATATTATTATAGATAATGTTCATTTGGATACTTATTATTCAAAACTTGTGATAGAACATAATGGAAAAAATGAATTTGTTGACGCTAGACCATCGGATGCAATAGCGCTCGCTTTGAGATTTCAAGTTTCAATTTTTGTAGAAGAGCATGTTATAGAAAAAGCGGGAATGATAATTGAAGATAACGGCTCAAAAGAATTGGAAATGAAAAGCGGAATTCCTTATAATTATCAAGTGTTTGATAAAGAAGCTAATTCCGAAAATAAGAGAAGAGATATTAAATTAAATAATGAAAATGGCGTTAAAACAAAAGAAGAGATACAAAAATTATTGGAGCAGGCGGTAAAAGAAGAGAGATACGAAGACGCCGCAAAATATAGAGATGAGCTTAATAATCTTAATAATTTAGAAAATTAA
- a CDS encoding DUF4954 family protein, which yields MTYKFVKEDKDFRKLKKKEIEFLKSQGCISQSWDKILIKNVDLNRIKDVSFHGKIKIKELNETVNYHNKVKVIASITRAVLIDVIINGDVYINNVGRFIANYEIENGVIIENAGSIYMEGKSSFGNGVETSPIMEGNGRSVKIFNRLNSHIAYIVAMYRHNFVMRKKINKIIDDYASSKLREFGTIKKHAKIINARLIKNALIDPYTTIENTDEINNATIISAKESPSYIGTSVILKDCIVLKGAHIVDGTVIKKAFIGEGVKLGRQFSCEDSLLFANCEGEHGEMFSIFAGPYTVTHHKATLLIASHFSFFNAGSGTNQSNHMYKLGPYHHGFMERGCKTGSNSYILWPSRIGAFSTVIGAHYDNIDSSNFPFSYITEHGYHQTRLIPALNLFGVGLARDENKWIERDRRTGDKKDLIIFEVFSPYTVSKMINAEKILKDIIKNKDENNKKGDFIVYKNMIIKGASLNKYSQRYSIAIDLYLRNKLLSYIKDCKNINDIIESLKSEKVYSDWVDVGGLICAKERLDNIIKDIENEKINNIESILNAFKSLYDNYYSDEKSWVIDIIKKRYSIKNINKEIIIKILKEYISLLKTSYDILYRDAEKEYDISKMVSCGIDDKNFMEEDFKAIRGTVEDNSFVIQYKKDMNSKINDINKIIDLL from the coding sequence ATGACTTATAAGTTTGTAAAAGAAGATAAAGATTTTAGAAAATTAAAAAAAAAAGAAATTGAATTTTTGAAAAGTCAGGGATGTATCTCTCAATCTTGGGATAAAATACTTATAAAAAATGTAGACTTAAACAGAATAAAGGATGTTTCGTTTCATGGAAAAATAAAAATAAAAGAGCTTAACGAAACGGTTAATTATCATAATAAAGTTAAAGTTATAGCTTCGATTACGCGAGCGGTTTTAATTGATGTGATTATAAATGGAGATGTATATATAAATAATGTCGGACGATTTATAGCAAATTACGAAATAGAAAACGGAGTTATAATTGAAAATGCGGGTTCTATATACATGGAAGGTAAAAGCAGTTTTGGAAATGGAGTCGAAACTTCGCCAATTATGGAAGGAAACGGAAGAAGCGTTAAAATATTTAATAGGCTTAATTCTCATATAGCTTATATAGTCGCTATGTATAGACATAATTTTGTTATGCGTAAAAAAATAAATAAAATCATAGACGATTATGCTTCTTCAAAACTTAGAGAATTCGGAACTATAAAAAAACATGCTAAAATAATAAATGCAAGATTGATAAAAAACGCGCTTATCGACCCTTATACCACAATAGAAAATACTGACGAAATAAATAATGCTACAATAATAAGCGCAAAAGAATCTCCTTCATATATAGGAACTTCGGTAATATTAAAAGATTGCATAGTTTTGAAAGGCGCTCATATAGTTGATGGAACTGTTATAAAAAAAGCGTTTATCGGAGAGGGAGTGAAATTGGGAAGACAATTTTCATGCGAAGATTCTTTATTATTTGCAAATTGCGAAGGCGAGCATGGAGAGATGTTTTCAATATTTGCTGGACCTTATACCGTCACTCATCATAAAGCGACTTTACTCATAGCGAGTCATTTTTCTTTTTTTAACGCGGGAAGCGGAACGAATCAAAGCAATCATATGTATAAACTTGGACCTTATCATCATGGTTTTATGGAGCGAGGATGCAAAACGGGAAGCAATTCTTATATTCTTTGGCCATCTAGAATCGGAGCTTTTTCAACGGTTATAGGCGCTCATTACGATAATATAGATTCTTCAAATTTTCCTTTTTCTTATATAACGGAACATGGCTATCATCAAACGAGATTAATTCCCGCTTTAAATCTTTTTGGCGTAGGGCTTGCAAGAGACGAAAATAAATGGATTGAAAGAGATAGAAGAACGGGCGATAAAAAAGATTTAATTATATTTGAAGTGTTTAGTCCTTATACAGTTTCAAAAATGATTAACGCCGAGAAAATATTAAAAGACATTATAAAGAATAAAGACGAAAATAATAAAAAAGGAGATTTTATTGTTTATAAGAATATGATAATAAAAGGCGCTTCGTTAAATAAATATTCTCAAAGATATTCTATTGCTATAGATTTGTATTTACGAAATAAATTGCTTTCTTATATAAAAGATTGCAAAAATATAAACGATATAATTGAAAGTTTAAAATCCGAAAAAGTATATAGCGATTGGGTTGACGTTGGCGGGCTTATTTGCGCAAAAGAAAGATTAGATAATATTATTAAAGATATTGAAAACGAAAAGATAAATAATATAGAATCAATTTTAAATGCTTTTAAGAGTTTATACGATAATTATTATTCTGATGAAAAATCTTGGGTTATCGATATAATTAAAAAAAGATATTCTATAAAAAATATTAATAAAGAAATAATAATAAAAATATTAAAAGAATATATTTCGCTTTTAAAAACTTCTTACGATATTTTATATAGAGATGCCGAAAAAGAATACGACATTTCAAAAATGGTTAGCTGCGGAATAGACGATAAAAATTTTATGGAAGAAGATTTTAAAGCTATAAGAGGAACTGTCGAAGACAACTCTTTTGTAATTCAGTATAAAAAAGATATGAACTCAAAAATAAACGATATTAATAAAATAATAGATTTGTTATAA
- a CDS encoding tetratricopeptide repeat protein, which produces MKKYFKIILLLLIISSIIYGKPSDKIKFNSNEVTKLEYDFFTKIDKGITNDIELHYDGFIIASGITDETEFKLYREKLNEIRNLAKIELTQYINEGAYEFGKRLLSWIYEKGILKKYFETATLFQDMIYKGEYNCLTSSILYSLLYTEFGYKVKGILTSNHAFCVVYTERGNIDVETTVAKGFDPGTKEIRNTGASTIITFVPRQNYNNRNEVDILTLIATLYPNSISLRKIERDLEKQLTMAKKAYYLSPNTKIYKDNLVNAFNRAALDCIKKTQYDEAYQYLGEALIFDNSSAMTKNNIIHYYNAIGTAYLRKKDFPNAIQIYKKGLMDIGENANVLEKNLKVSYYNYAVSEYNSRRYNNAYTISEEALKLFPNDRDFIRLQTSIPK; this is translated from the coding sequence ATGAAAAAATATTTTAAAATTATTTTACTTTTATTAATAATTTCTTCAATAATATACGGCAAACCTTCCGATAAAATAAAATTTAATTCAAACGAAGTGACAAAATTGGAATATGATTTTTTTACTAAAATCGACAAAGGAATAACAAACGATATAGAATTGCATTATGACGGATTTATAATCGCTTCGGGAATAACGGATGAAACCGAGTTTAAATTATACAGAGAAAAATTAAACGAAATAAGAAATCTTGCAAAAATCGAGCTTACTCAATATATAAACGAAGGAGCTTATGAGTTTGGCAAAAGATTATTATCATGGATTTACGAAAAAGGAATATTAAAAAAATATTTTGAAACGGCTACTTTATTTCAAGATATGATATATAAAGGCGAATATAATTGTCTAACTTCAAGCATATTATATTCTCTTCTTTATACGGAATTCGGCTATAAAGTTAAAGGAATTTTAACTTCAAACCATGCATTTTGCGTAGTTTATACGGAAAGAGGAAATATAGATGTCGAAACTACCGTAGCAAAAGGATTTGACCCTGGAACTAAAGAAATAAGAAATACGGGCGCATCGACAATAATAACTTTTGTGCCAAGACAAAATTATAATAACAGAAACGAAGTGGATATTTTAACTTTAATAGCGACTTTATATCCTAATTCTATATCTTTAAGAAAAATAGAAAGAGATTTAGAAAAACAACTTACTATGGCAAAGAAAGCCTATTATTTATCGCCAAACACTAAAATCTATAAAGATAATTTGGTAAACGCTTTTAATAGAGCGGCTTTAGATTGCATAAAAAAAACTCAATATGACGAAGCCTATCAATATTTGGGCGAAGCTTTAATTTTTGATAATTCTAGCGCTATGACTAAAAATAATATAATTCATTATTATAACGCTATAGGCACGGCTTATTTAAGAAAAAAAGATTTTCCAAACGCAATACAAATTTATAAAAAAGGATTAATGGATATAGGAGAAAATGCAAATGTTTTAGAAAAAAATCTTAAAGTTTCTTATTATAATTATGCCGTTAGCGAATATAATTCAAGAAGATATAATAACGCTTATACGATATCGGAAGAAGCTTTAAAATTATTTCCAAACGATAGAGATTTTATAAGACTTCAAACTTCAATTCCAAAATGA
- a CDS encoding carbohydrate kinase family protein — MNNILVFGEILYDIYDDVAVIGGAPFNYSVQLSRLISKNDNLKFITALGKDNFSKDAFKFIENENIDSSLMQVLDNYETGKATVFMNENKIPDYIIHENVAWDNIEFNSDIEKALKEKYDLFYFNILSCRSEKSYNTLKNIFKNIDSKYKVCDVTFRKNYYTKEKIKEALEFINILKINDDELAIIKSLFYPNLQNDNEILLKNLNKDFNIDYIFLTLGKSGASSFYNNQYIFKPSNKIKVVDTVGAGDSFCAALSYAILKKLDIKKVLDFASAVSEEMIQVKGGTAKYNIKAIKEKFNIE; from the coding sequence ATGAATAATATACTTGTTTTTGGAGAAATTTTATACGATATTTATGACGATGTCGCGGTTATTGGCGGAGCGCCTTTTAATTATTCCGTTCAATTATCAAGGCTAATTTCTAAAAACGATAATTTGAAATTTATAACCGCATTGGGAAAAGACAATTTTTCAAAAGACGCATTTAAATTTATTGAAAATGAAAATATAGATTCTTCTTTAATGCAAGTTCTTGATAATTATGAAACGGGAAAAGCTACGGTATTTATGAATGAAAATAAAATTCCCGATTATATAATTCATGAAAATGTAGCTTGGGATAATATTGAATTTAATTCTGATATTGAAAAAGCCTTAAAAGAAAAATACGATTTATTTTATTTTAATATTCTTTCATGCAGAAGCGAAAAATCTTATAACACTTTAAAAAATATATTTAAAAATATAGATTCAAAATATAAAGTATGCGATGTCACTTTTAGAAAAAATTATTATACAAAAGAAAAAATAAAAGAAGCTTTAGAGTTTATAAATATATTAAAAATTAACGATGACGAATTGGCTATTATAAAGAGTTTATTTTATCCTAATTTGCAAAACGATAATGAAATATTATTAAAAAATTTGAATAAAGATTTTAATATAGATTATATATTTTTAACTTTAGGAAAATCGGGAGCGTCTTCGTTTTATAATAATCAATATATTTTTAAACCTTCAAATAAAATTAAAGTTGTCGATACGGTTGGAGCGGGAGATTCTTTTTGCGCCGCTTTAAGCTATGCGATATTAAAAAAACTCGATATTAAAAAAGTTTTGGATTTTGCTTCTGCGGTTTCGGAAGAGATGATTCAAGTTAAAGGCGGAACTGCAAAATATAATATAAAAGCCATAAAAGAAAAATTTAATATAGAATAA